A genomic region of Eubacterium sp. 1001713B170207_170306_E7 contains the following coding sequences:
- a CDS encoding adenylosuccinate synthase, producing the protein MSISVLVGAQWGDEGKGKMIDYLSKDCDLIVRFQGGDNAGHTVINEHGVFKLHLIPSGIFNEGGECLIGTGTVVNPDVLEDEIKQIEDANVEMSGLKISGKAHILMPYHQKLDELMEADGGIGTTKRGIGQAYSYKALRKNLRFEDLLNLDSARKKLEAIVPVINNQMRAYGAEDYTVDFLYEKCEKWAARFAAMIVDPIRYLHRYIDAGSNILFEGQLAAMKDIDLGIYPYVTSSNPTAAYAAVSGGFSAKKIDRVIGVAKAFSSAVGAGPFPTEEFEGDIDLIRGTGDQPDDEFGARTGRSRRLGWLDIPVLKYTNLINGFDTLALCKIDKLDNLPEIKVCTAYELDGEVIDYFPNTEELERVKPVYETLPGWMCSTKEIRKLEDLPENAKKYIKTIEELVGTTIGYVGVGPDREELAV; encoded by the coding sequence ATTTCTGTATTAGTTGGAGCACAGTGGGGCGACGAAGGTAAGGGCAAGATGATCGACTACCTGTCAAAGGACTGTGATCTGATCGTCCGTTTCCAGGGCGGAGATAACGCCGGCCATACGGTCATCAACGAGCACGGTGTTTTCAAACTGCATTTGATTCCGAGCGGTATCTTTAACGAAGGCGGCGAGTGCTTAATCGGTACAGGTACAGTGGTGAATCCGGATGTTCTGGAAGATGAAATCAAACAGATTGAAGACGCCAACGTTGAAATGAGCGGGTTGAAAATATCCGGCAAGGCCCATATCCTGATGCCCTATCACCAGAAGCTGGATGAGCTGATGGAAGCGGATGGCGGCATTGGTACCACCAAACGCGGCATTGGCCAGGCTTATTCCTACAAGGCTCTGCGCAAGAACCTGCGCTTTGAGGATTTACTCAATCTGGATTCTGCCAGAAAGAAGCTGGAAGCCATTGTCCCGGTAATCAATAACCAGATGCGGGCCTACGGCGCAGAAGACTATACCGTCGATTTTCTCTATGAAAAATGCGAGAAATGGGCAGCGCGCTTTGCGGCCATGATTGTGGACCCGATCCGCTACCTGCACCGCTATATCGACGCGGGCAGCAATATATTATTTGAAGGCCAGCTGGCGGCCATGAAGGATATTGACCTGGGCATTTACCCCTACGTTACATCCTCCAACCCCACAGCGGCTTACGCGGCCGTAAGCGGCGGCTTTTCAGCCAAAAAAATCGACCGTGTCATCGGCGTGGCCAAGGCCTTTTCAAGCGCTGTAGGGGCAGGCCCCTTCCCGACAGAGGAATTTGAGGGAGACATCGACCTGATCCGCGGAACCGGCGATCAGCCGGACGACGAGTTTGGCGCCAGAACCGGACGTTCCAGACGTTTGGGCTGGCTGGATATTCCGGTGCTTAAATACACGAATTTAATCAACGGGTTTGATACCCTGGCATTGTGTAAAATTGATAAATTGGATAACCTTCCGGAAATCAAGGTCTGTACCGCCTATGAGCTGGATGGTGAGGTCATTGACTACTTCCCGAACACCGAAGAGCTGGAACGTGTAAAGCCGGTTTATGAAACACTGCCGGGCTGGATGTGTTCCACCAAAGAAATCCGGAAGCTCGAAGATTTGCCGGAGAATGCGAAAAAATACATTAAGACAATTGAAGAGCTGGTCGGAACCACCATTGGTTACGTCGGCGTTGGCCCAGATCGCGAAGAGTTAGCTGTTTAG